Proteins encoded within one genomic window of Polyangium spumosum:
- a CDS encoding SIMPL domain-containing protein has protein sequence MPKTKTTKLFALLATCALSAVSTPAFAVEDAEAEAAHHAEEKAESRIVTVQGLGEVMVTPDSMRTSVSVRARARTLAEAREEAGTKTQAVLTALEGLGIQALQVRTVEISVSPIHERQREGDDTPPQIIGYEAESRLSVALRNVEVDVLRAQGSRILDTALAAGANVVGGVQFFLNEPREAHRLALVAAVRDAQQNADVVAGASDVTLTGLKTISTETVQSYGYAQQAMISEDMVTSVGGFPVEPGEIQVSAQVTATFLFKE, from the coding sequence ATGCCGAAGACGAAAACGACAAAACTCTTCGCCTTGCTCGCGACCTGCGCCTTGTCCGCCGTCTCCACGCCTGCATTCGCGGTCGAGGACGCAGAGGCCGAGGCGGCCCATCATGCGGAGGAGAAGGCCGAATCCCGGATCGTCACCGTCCAGGGGCTCGGGGAGGTGATGGTCACGCCCGATTCGATGCGCACGAGCGTCTCGGTCCGGGCGCGCGCTCGTACGCTGGCCGAGGCGCGCGAGGAGGCCGGGACCAAGACGCAGGCGGTGCTCACGGCGCTGGAGGGCCTGGGCATCCAGGCATTGCAGGTGCGGACCGTGGAGATCTCGGTGAGCCCGATTCACGAGCGCCAGCGAGAGGGCGACGATACGCCGCCGCAGATCATCGGCTACGAGGCCGAGAGCAGGCTCTCGGTCGCATTACGCAACGTCGAGGTCGACGTCCTGCGCGCCCAGGGATCGCGGATCCTCGATACCGCGCTCGCCGCGGGCGCCAATGTCGTCGGCGGGGTGCAGTTCTTCCTGAACGAGCCGCGGGAGGCCCACAGGCTCGCGCTCGTGGCGGCCGTGCGCGACGCGCAGCAAAACGCCGATGTGGTGGCCGGCGCGTCGGACGTCACGCTGACCGGGCTGAAGACGATCTCGACGGAGACCGTCCAGAGCTACGGATACGCGCAGCAGGCCATGATATCCGAGGATATGGTGACGAGCGTGGGCGGCTTCCCCGTCGAGCCAGGCGAGATCCAGGTGAGCGCGCAGGTGACGGCGACGTTCCTGTTCAAGGAATGA
- a CDS encoding AAA family ATPase gives MSDETTETTGSTPEGGNGIPGPRLRRLKINKFRNVRPTELVFDEEWNVLLGKNGTGKTTLLELIAATIRGDLEAFEGVDYDLEAELSFGAVDVKWSVKNAEPSAVPERVAGLPAIVHSAKRRFHAELFAPDLGNRTFIGDDRGIDGLHGTRAISPAGGSALFAVMVLLGYHASSKEHWFRKAARAASRSADVLRFDEILTHFQRISPNENMTLSTDVTGRSLASPELVQAFGDSIWSADERISVEHTNLPFLRRFVDLCGFANASLHFELLKRTTFEDDIYALYGRPSFLFRRKNGDELREQHLSFGQKRLLSFLYYLTLSNPVVADELVDGLHYDWISACVEACEGRQKFFASQNPLLVDHMGFETRESVKSRFIRCSLDGDEMVWENFTDEEADDFFVAYRTGIQAVSEVLRQKGLW, from the coding sequence ATGAGCGACGAGACGACGGAGACGACAGGTTCGACCCCCGAGGGCGGGAACGGAATCCCCGGACCGCGGCTCCGGCGGCTCAAGATCAACAAGTTCCGAAACGTGCGTCCGACGGAGCTCGTGTTCGATGAGGAGTGGAACGTCCTGCTCGGAAAGAATGGGACGGGGAAGACGACGCTGCTGGAGTTGATCGCGGCGACGATTCGGGGGGATCTGGAGGCCTTCGAGGGGGTTGATTACGATCTGGAGGCGGAGCTCTCATTTGGGGCTGTCGATGTGAAGTGGTCGGTCAAAAACGCGGAGCCGAGCGCCGTCCCTGAGCGCGTCGCAGGTCTGCCGGCCATCGTGCATTCGGCAAAACGTCGCTTTCACGCGGAGCTATTTGCGCCTGACCTGGGGAACCGCACGTTCATTGGCGACGATCGTGGAATCGACGGGCTCCACGGCACTCGTGCGATAAGCCCGGCCGGCGGCTCTGCGCTTTTCGCCGTGATGGTCTTGTTGGGTTACCATGCTTCGTCTAAAGAGCATTGGTTCAGAAAAGCTGCGCGTGCGGCATCCAGATCAGCGGACGTGCTGCGTTTCGACGAGATTCTTACGCACTTCCAACGAATCAGCCCCAATGAAAATATGACCCTCTCCACGGATGTGACAGGTCGGTCGCTCGCCAGCCCGGAGTTAGTACAAGCATTCGGAGACTCCATCTGGAGCGCTGACGAGCGCATCTCGGTCGAGCACACCAACCTGCCATTCCTTCGTAGGTTCGTCGACCTATGTGGGTTCGCAAATGCTTCTCTCCACTTCGAACTTCTCAAGCGAACCACGTTCGAGGACGACATTTATGCCTTGTACGGCCGCCCCTCCTTCCTCTTCCGCCGCAAGAATGGCGACGAGCTCCGCGAGCAGCACCTGAGCTTCGGGCAAAAGCGGCTGCTTTCCTTTCTCTACTATCTCACCCTTTCAAACCCCGTCGTCGCCGACGAGCTCGTCGACGGCCTGCATTACGACTGGATCTCCGCCTGCGTCGAGGCGTGCGAAGGCCGCCAGAAGTTCTTCGCCAGCCAGAATCCCCTGCTCGTCGATCACATGGGCTTCGAGACCCGCGAATCCGTGAAGTCTCGCTTCATCCGCTGCTCCCTCGACGGCGACGAGATGGTCTGGGAGAACTTCACCGACGAGGAGGCCGACGACTTCTTCGTCGCGTATCGGACCGGGATCCAGGCCGTCAGCGAGGTCCTGCGGCAAAAAGGGCTCTGGTGA
- the trpD gene encoding anthranilate phosphoribosyltransferase: protein MHDEDKLRAFGRLVVKLQQREDLSRDEVREAYRQIWRNEQPELHQGAFIAALRAKGETQAELTGVVEAFQDEWRLWFPHTVNSPEPPLSIAGVGMDALKTINVSSGAAVLAAACGLYVHKPGAPALTGVSGAADMFAHWGVDLDAPGEAQVKSTETCRLGFTSVVGRAFMTSGFARVISQIRIGTSFHIGGPLVRHVGERHKIAGVPEPRLVRIVCEVMRDLGYERALVPCAASTAHPGRYLDEIGNVGPTHVAELLPNGEIREYTIRPEDAGLHEAPFEAIASRGTAEENARVLARALAGKLEGPIVDVLLLNAAASLKLMGKVDSLTEGVARARRAIQEGHAIHQLRALVETQNREPTAGRAKLESLLSD, encoded by the coding sequence ATGCACGACGAAGACAAGCTCCGCGCCTTCGGACGCCTCGTGGTCAAGCTCCAGCAGCGCGAGGACCTCAGCCGCGACGAGGTCCGCGAGGCCTACCGCCAGATCTGGCGCAACGAGCAGCCCGAGCTCCACCAGGGCGCCTTCATCGCCGCCCTGCGCGCCAAGGGCGAGACCCAGGCCGAGCTCACCGGCGTCGTCGAGGCCTTTCAAGACGAGTGGCGCCTCTGGTTCCCCCACACCGTCAACTCCCCCGAACCACCGCTCAGCATCGCCGGCGTCGGCATGGACGCCCTCAAGACCATCAACGTCTCGAGCGGCGCCGCCGTCCTCGCCGCCGCCTGTGGCCTCTACGTCCACAAACCCGGCGCCCCCGCCCTCACCGGCGTCAGCGGCGCCGCCGACATGTTCGCCCACTGGGGCGTCGACCTCGACGCGCCAGGCGAAGCCCAGGTCAAGAGCACCGAGACCTGCCGCCTCGGCTTCACCTCCGTCGTCGGCCGCGCCTTCATGACCAGCGGCTTCGCCCGCGTCATCAGCCAGATCCGCATCGGAACCTCGTTCCACATCGGCGGCCCCCTCGTCCGCCACGTCGGCGAGCGCCACAAGATCGCAGGTGTCCCCGAGCCCCGCCTCGTCCGCATCGTCTGCGAAGTCATGCGCGACCTCGGCTACGAGCGCGCCCTCGTCCCCTGCGCCGCGTCCACCGCCCACCCCGGCCGCTACCTCGACGAGATCGGGAACGTCGGCCCCACCCACGTCGCCGAGCTGCTCCCCAACGGCGAGATCCGCGAGTACACGATCCGTCCCGAAGACGCCGGCCTGCACGAAGCCCCGTTCGAAGCCATCGCCTCCCGCGGCACGGCCGAAGAAAACGCCCGCGTCCTCGCCCGCGCCCTCGCCGGAAAGCTCGAAGGTCCCATCGTCGACGTGCTCCTCCTGAACGCCGCCGCGAGCCTGAAGCTGATGGGCAAGGTCGACTCGCTCACCGAAGGCGTGGCCCGAGCCCGCCGCGCCATCCAGGAAGGCCACGCGATACACCAGCTCCGCGCCCTCGTGGAGACCCAGAACCGTGAGCCCACCGCAGGCCGAGCCAAGCTCGAAAGTTTGCTCTCGGACTGA
- a CDS encoding nitrile hydratase subunit alpha, translating to MTNKTSYTKHIEMSADEMANLAVWDRAVLRAWQDPEFRQKLIDDPNKVLADLGFKIPPGVRFVVAENTAERRHIVLPAAPSGDVSVKPLDISPLHDYDPGF from the coding sequence ATGACGAACAAGACCAGCTACACGAAACACATCGAGATGTCGGCCGACGAGATGGCCAACCTGGCCGTCTGGGATCGCGCCGTCCTCCGCGCCTGGCAGGACCCCGAGTTCCGCCAGAAGCTGATCGACGACCCGAACAAGGTCCTCGCCGACCTCGGCTTCAAGATCCCCCCCGGCGTGCGCTTCGTGGTCGCAGAAAACACCGCCGAACGCCGCCACATCGTGCTGCCCGCAGCCCCCTCCGGGGACGTGTCCGTCAAGCCGCTCGATATCTCGCCGCTGCACGACTACGACCCGGGGTTCTGA
- a CDS encoding S53 family peptidase, with translation MSAHAQQEELTLVFVLHEHDRESIRRVAEAASHPDEHKRAPHLEREELRKFVVLPSDERRAVLSWLEEHGMPHMDVRSVSGQTIFVKTTKEAVGRTFGAECRRWLDESEKDERTHTPVEWPIPRQLSQYVQSVKVRQSGNRARSTMVADAGAEHPMQFPTLEGARETLPEPGFGLTPADVREIYRFPSMTELDGSGETIALLMLGGALEESDLFTFWDAHGIPRPPEIKTYHVGSRPSKVTSANKLYTLEAAMTVQWASAMAPGARILVYFVDPMVIADPWATFLLKVIGDRENAPTIVSTSWITPERSYYRVHGRRVVSGLLDQAAAIGVTVISAAGDWGAFDGVPRTIKDGRYVGDAPWPHGVFPAVEERVLSVGGTMITGRAPLTEIAWSGPPPPGLGRVLHFVRLASSGGFSREVPVPKWQTDAMKGWYARGEGEPAVVPYGRGFPDVSLMASGSAVQRAPGQPLTMQGYQAVACGQWVDYAGGTSVAAPIWAAIVALMNQARRAAGLGRVGFVNPLLYALRKEKASPFREISEGSTDVAMNVLNAHGKAVIHRLSGYSAAPGWDPATGLGVPDVTRLIELVTRRDKRP, from the coding sequence TTGAGCGCCCACGCGCAACAGGAAGAGCTCACGCTCGTCTTCGTCCTGCACGAGCACGATCGCGAGTCGATCCGCCGCGTGGCGGAGGCGGCGAGCCACCCGGACGAGCACAAGCGCGCGCCGCACCTCGAGCGCGAGGAGCTGCGCAAGTTCGTCGTGCTCCCCTCGGACGAGCGCCGCGCCGTGCTCTCGTGGCTGGAGGAGCACGGCATGCCGCACATGGACGTGCGTAGCGTGTCGGGACAGACGATCTTCGTGAAGACCACGAAGGAGGCCGTGGGGCGCACGTTCGGCGCCGAGTGCCGGCGCTGGCTCGACGAGAGCGAGAAGGACGAGCGCACGCACACGCCCGTCGAGTGGCCGATCCCGCGGCAGCTCTCGCAGTACGTGCAGTCCGTGAAGGTCCGGCAGAGCGGCAACCGCGCGCGCAGCACGATGGTCGCGGACGCGGGCGCCGAGCACCCGATGCAGTTCCCCACGCTCGAGGGCGCGCGCGAGACCCTGCCCGAGCCCGGCTTTGGCCTCACGCCCGCGGACGTGCGCGAGATCTACCGCTTCCCCTCGATGACGGAGCTCGACGGCTCGGGCGAGACGATCGCGCTGCTCATGCTCGGCGGCGCGCTCGAGGAGAGTGACCTCTTCACGTTCTGGGACGCGCATGGGATCCCGCGTCCGCCCGAGATCAAGACGTACCACGTGGGATCACGCCCCTCGAAGGTGACGAGCGCGAACAAGCTCTACACGCTCGAGGCTGCGATGACGGTCCAGTGGGCGTCCGCGATGGCGCCGGGCGCGCGGATCCTCGTGTACTTCGTCGACCCGATGGTGATCGCCGACCCCTGGGCGACGTTCCTGCTCAAGGTGATCGGCGATCGCGAGAACGCGCCGACGATCGTGTCGACGAGCTGGATCACGCCCGAGCGCAGCTACTACCGCGTCCACGGGCGCAGGGTCGTGAGCGGCCTGCTCGATCAGGCCGCGGCGATCGGCGTGACGGTGATCAGCGCGGCGGGCGACTGGGGCGCGTTCGACGGCGTGCCGCGCACGATCAAGGACGGCAGGTACGTCGGTGACGCGCCCTGGCCCCACGGGGTCTTTCCTGCGGTCGAGGAGCGCGTGCTCTCGGTCGGCGGCACGATGATCACCGGTCGCGCGCCGCTCACGGAGATCGCTTGGAGCGGGCCGCCTCCGCCTGGTCTCGGCCGGGTCCTTCATTTCGTTCGGCTCGCTTCGAGCGGCGGCTTCTCGCGCGAGGTGCCCGTCCCGAAATGGCAAACCGACGCGATGAAGGGCTGGTACGCGCGTGGCGAGGGAGAACCTGCCGTCGTGCCTTACGGTCGCGGCTTCCCTGACGTCTCGCTCATGGCCTCTGGCTCCGCCGTGCAACGTGCGCCGGGCCAGCCGCTCACGATGCAGGGGTACCAGGCTGTCGCGTGTGGGCAGTGGGTCGACTATGCGGGTGGCACGAGCGTGGCTGCGCCGATCTGGGCGGCGATCGTGGCGCTCATGAACCAGGCGCGCCGGGCGGCTGGGCTTGGGCGCGTGGGGTTCGTCAATCCGCTCCTCTACGCGTTGCGCAAGGAGAAAGCCTCCCCGTTCCGCGAGATCTCCGAGGGCAGCACGGACGTCGCCATGAACGTGCTCAACGCGCACGGCAAGGCGGTGATCCACAGACTGTCTGGTTACTCGGCGGCCCCTGGCTGGGACCCTGCGACGGGGCTCGGCGTCCCTGACGTCACGCGCCTCATCGAGCTCGTCACCCGGCGAGACAAGCGACCCTGA
- a CDS encoding NAD(P)/FAD-dependent oxidoreductase: protein MGIERRDVVVLGGGPAGSTFAAILKKYEPGLSVTVLEKARFPRYHIGESLIPAVNPVLRDLGIYDDLPRAGFIRKMGITFVWGRDRAPWDADYLKLGDVRIHDGAEVLNVLGQDFSKLLRRPEERDETFNAFNVRRAEFDQMIMNRARDFGADVREGTRGKAIHKDERGRVTGVDWEDDAGRGGTIETSFVLDASGQGTRFTPGGRVFDPNMNNYAVYGYWSGAEWKVLYRGTRDRTNVFICSVDKGWIWYIPVAQDRISVGVVTNTTHFKDALQSQDPEAFYHETIQGCDEVRGLLSRATLRDDFIGGGKRISVTRDWSSWAKSPIGPGWATAGDAAIFVDPILSSGVTLAMQSGHRAAYTLRTARAREDLPEDALWRAYADYIRGEAGSFLRLARYFYGNNKAAPSWWWEAQRLVNASGALAVDDRQAFTMASAGFFPTLRAVTDDTVIPLVAGIAGLEGDVYNVFYDDGLPPPEALPKHVIEHLARFRLALRTEPMASEGKPTGELDVFYDLVSDDDDFTHRTHAAPSKIAPALGPVVEAMGRHRDVSSLLDEAPRLLPDGYASPEAIRAATLHVVRAAAKKGFVKLAPGASA, encoded by the coding sequence ATGGGCATCGAGCGTCGCGACGTCGTCGTCCTCGGCGGAGGTCCTGCAGGCAGCACCTTCGCCGCCATCCTGAAGAAGTACGAGCCGGGCCTCTCGGTCACGGTCCTCGAGAAGGCGCGCTTCCCGCGTTACCACATCGGCGAGTCCCTCATCCCCGCCGTGAACCCCGTGCTGCGGGATCTCGGCATCTACGACGATCTCCCTCGCGCGGGCTTCATCCGCAAGATGGGCATCACCTTCGTCTGGGGCCGCGATCGCGCGCCCTGGGACGCCGACTACCTCAAGCTCGGCGACGTGCGGATCCACGACGGCGCCGAGGTGCTGAACGTGCTCGGCCAGGACTTCTCGAAGCTCTTGCGCCGCCCCGAGGAGCGCGACGAGACCTTCAACGCCTTCAACGTCCGGCGCGCCGAGTTCGACCAGATGATCATGAACCGCGCGCGCGACTTCGGCGCCGACGTGCGCGAAGGGACACGCGGCAAGGCCATCCACAAGGACGAACGTGGCCGCGTCACGGGCGTCGACTGGGAGGACGACGCGGGCCGCGGGGGCACGATCGAGACCTCGTTCGTGCTCGACGCGAGCGGGCAAGGCACGCGCTTCACGCCCGGCGGGCGTGTCTTCGATCCGAACATGAACAACTACGCGGTCTACGGCTACTGGTCCGGCGCCGAGTGGAAGGTGCTCTACCGGGGCACGCGCGACCGGACGAACGTGTTCATCTGCTCGGTCGACAAGGGCTGGATCTGGTACATCCCCGTCGCGCAGGATCGCATCAGCGTCGGCGTCGTGACGAACACGACGCACTTCAAGGACGCGCTCCAGAGCCAGGATCCCGAGGCGTTTTACCACGAGACGATCCAGGGCTGCGACGAGGTGCGGGGGCTCCTCTCGCGGGCGACGCTGCGCGACGACTTCATCGGCGGAGGCAAGCGGATCTCGGTGACGCGTGACTGGTCGTCGTGGGCGAAGAGCCCCATCGGCCCGGGCTGGGCCACGGCGGGAGACGCGGCCATCTTCGTCGATCCGATCCTCTCGTCCGGCGTCACGCTCGCCATGCAGAGCGGCCATCGCGCGGCGTACACGCTCCGCACGGCGCGGGCGCGCGAGGACCTGCCCGAGGACGCGCTCTGGCGCGCGTATGCCGACTACATCCGCGGCGAGGCGGGCTCGTTCTTGCGGCTCGCGCGGTACTTCTACGGCAACAACAAGGCGGCGCCCTCGTGGTGGTGGGAGGCGCAGCGGCTCGTCAACGCCTCGGGCGCGCTCGCCGTCGACGATCGCCAGGCCTTCACCATGGCGAGCGCGGGCTTCTTCCCGACGCTACGCGCCGTCACGGACGACACGGTGATCCCGCTCGTCGCGGGCATCGCGGGCCTAGAGGGCGACGTGTACAACGTCTTCTACGACGACGGTTTGCCCCCGCCCGAGGCGCTGCCGAAGCACGTGATCGAGCACCTCGCGCGCTTCCGCCTCGCGCTCCGCACCGAGCCGATGGCGAGCGAGGGCAAGCCGACGGGAGAGCTCGACGTCTTCTACGATCTCGTCAGCGACGACGACGACTTCACGCACCGCACGCACGCCGCGCCGAGCAAGATCGCGCCCGCGCTCGGGCCCGTCGTCGAAGCGATGGGGCGCCACCGGGACGTCTCCTCCCTGCTCGACGAGGCGCCGCGGCTCCTGCCCGACGGCTACGCCTCCCCCGAGGCGATCCGCGCCGCCACGCTGCACGTCGTGCGCGCCGCCGCGAAGAAGGGTTTCGTCAAGCTCGCGCCGGGAGCCTCCGCTTGA